From the Chloroflexus aurantiacus J-10-fl genome, one window contains:
- a CDS encoding CBS domain-containing protein, whose translation MPKTERVAEWMTENPVTVTPDFSVLAAYERMRARGIRRMPVVDKDGALVGIITRSDIEQAMSHPRSEEERRMARFSLAGQTVAEYMTPNPITVAADASIGEAAAMMIRARVSGLPVMDNGRLIGIITESDIFRLVASTWAAEESG comes from the coding sequence ATGCCAAAGACCGAGCGTGTAGCCGAGTGGATGACCGAAAATCCCGTCACCGTCACGCCAGATTTCTCTGTCTTAGCCGCCTACGAGCGGATGCGCGCCCGCGGAATCCGCCGGATGCCGGTCGTGGATAAAGATGGAGCGCTGGTCGGCATCATTACCCGTAGCGACATCGAGCAGGCCATGAGCCACCCGCGCAGCGAGGAAGAGCGCCGTATGGCCCGTTTCAGCCTGGCCGGACAGACGGTTGCCGAATACATGACCCCCAACCCCATCACCGTCGCCGCCGACGCATCGATTGGCGAAGCGGCAGCCATGATGATCCGCGCCCGCGTCAGTGGTCTACCGGTGATGGACAACGGACGGCTGATCGGGATTATCACCGAATCGGACATCTTCCGGCTGGTCGCCAGCACCTGGGCCGCAGAGGAGAGTGGGTAG
- a CDS encoding sodium ion-translocating decarboxylase subunit beta, with protein sequence MSELIASIFAGIGALSWQSLVMIGIAALLFYLAIVHQYEPLLLLPIGAGALLANLPLSPLAGEDGLLTILYNAGVGNELFPLLIFIGIGALTDFSPLLSNPRMVLTGAAGQFGIFGTLLLALALGFSREESASIGIIGAIDGPTSIYVSSLLAPHLLGPITVAAYSYMSLVPVIMPPIIRTLTTPAERQIRMAYVTRPVSRRTRILFPIVTTVIVGILVPFAIPLIGMLMLGNLMRESGVVQRLTNTSAQELANIVTLFLGLAIGSTMEGTRFLQPATLAILALGMLAFALDTAAGLLFGKFLNLLSRGRFNPMIGAAGISAFPMAARVVQKLANEEDFENFLLMHAMGANAAGQIASVVAGGVLLALMGAGR encoded by the coding sequence ATGAGTGAATTGATCGCCAGCATCTTCGCCGGCATTGGTGCGCTTTCCTGGCAATCTCTGGTGATGATAGGGATTGCCGCCCTGCTCTTCTATCTGGCGATAGTGCATCAGTATGAACCGCTTCTACTCCTGCCGATTGGTGCCGGTGCGCTCCTGGCCAATCTCCCACTCTCGCCGTTAGCAGGTGAGGATGGCTTGCTGACTATTCTCTACAATGCCGGTGTTGGTAATGAACTCTTCCCCCTCTTGATCTTTATCGGCATAGGTGCGCTAACCGACTTTAGCCCACTCCTTTCCAACCCACGCATGGTGTTAACAGGGGCTGCCGGGCAGTTTGGCATCTTCGGCACGCTCTTGCTCGCGCTGGCACTGGGATTTAGTCGTGAAGAGTCCGCCTCGATTGGGATTATCGGCGCCATCGACGGGCCAACCTCAATTTACGTCTCCAGCCTGCTGGCCCCCCACCTCCTCGGCCCAATTACGGTTGCTGCGTATAGCTATATGTCGCTGGTGCCGGTGATTATGCCGCCGATTATCCGCACGCTCACCACACCGGCAGAACGACAGATTCGGATGGCATACGTCACCCGTCCGGTCAGCCGCCGCACACGTATTCTGTTTCCCATCGTGACCACCGTAATTGTGGGTATTCTGGTACCCTTCGCCATTCCGCTCATCGGCATGCTGATGCTGGGCAACCTGATGCGCGAATCGGGTGTTGTACAGCGCTTAACCAACACCTCGGCCCAGGAGCTGGCGAATATTGTCACCCTCTTCCTCGGCCTGGCGATTGGCTCAACCATGGAGGGAACCCGTTTTCTGCAACCGGCAACGCTGGCGATCCTGGCCCTGGGTATGCTGGCCTTTGCCCTCGACACAGCCGCCGGTCTCCTGTTCGGCAAATTCCTGAATCTCCTGAGCCGTGGAAGGTTCAACCCCATGATCGGTGCCGCCGGAATCAGCGCCTTTCCGATGGCGGCGCGGGTGGTGCAGAAGCTGGCAAACGAAGAAGATTTTGAAAACTTCCTGCTGATGCACGCAATGGGAGCCAACGCCGCCGGCCAGATTGCGAGTGTGGTAGCTGGTGGTGTGCTGTTGGCCTTGATGGGGGCGGGGAGGTAG
- a CDS encoding prenyltransferase, with amino-acid sequence MMRWLHPILALIRLGRPLHLIGGAIFYGVGVAAAGLPITDPGLALLGLAATLSAQLMNHYSNDYFDHEADRANPTPTHWSGGSRVLPEGHLPAQAALIAAIGWGCIALLLATLSTLSAPQPLLSGTLFALAIALAWVYSGPPLYLHRRGWGEAVGALLVPGGTALVGFSLQTGTLRPSIFLTIIPLCLLQFAMLIAVSLPDVTGDRAVGKRTLAVIFGPQRAAQWQSYAIGAALISLPLLFVAGLPPLVAAAPLATAPIGLWLIARLRRNAWADPTAWNSLGFWSIGQLVGSAGMMLLAWLGVGSG; translated from the coding sequence ATGATGAGATGGCTTCACCCAATCCTGGCGCTGATCCGGCTTGGCCGCCCCCTGCATCTCATCGGCGGTGCGATCTTCTACGGGGTGGGTGTTGCTGCCGCTGGTCTTCCCATCACCGATCCCGGTCTGGCGCTCCTCGGTCTGGCGGCCACCCTGAGTGCGCAGTTGATGAACCACTACAGCAACGATTACTTCGACCATGAGGCCGACCGGGCCAATCCTACCCCAACCCACTGGTCGGGCGGGAGCCGGGTCTTGCCAGAGGGTCATCTGCCGGCGCAGGCCGCGCTGATCGCAGCCATCGGCTGGGGGTGTATCGCCCTGTTGCTGGCTACGCTCAGCACCCTCTCTGCACCCCAACCGCTCCTATCCGGCACACTGTTCGCTCTTGCGATTGCTCTGGCCTGGGTCTACAGCGGCCCGCCACTCTACCTGCATCGGCGCGGCTGGGGCGAAGCGGTTGGGGCGTTGCTGGTGCCGGGCGGAACCGCCCTGGTCGGCTTCAGTTTACAAACCGGTACGCTCCGCCCGTCCATCTTCTTAACCATCATCCCGCTCTGCCTGCTTCAGTTCGCGATGCTAATTGCCGTCAGTCTGCCCGATGTCACCGGTGATCGGGCGGTCGGCAAACGCACGCTGGCCGTGATCTTCGGCCCCCAACGGGCAGCGCAATGGCAAAGCTACGCCATCGGCGCGGCGCTGATCAGCCTGCCGTTACTGTTCGTCGCTGGCCTGCCACCACTCGTTGCCGCAGCACCGCTCGCCACTGCACCAATCGGGCTATGGCTGATCGCACGTCTTCGCCGCAACGCCTGGGCTGATCCCACCGCCTGGAACAGCCTCGGCTTCTGGAGTATTGGTCAGCTTGTTGGCAGTGCCGGTATGATGCTGCTGGCCTGGCTCGGCGTGGGAAGTGGATGA
- a CDS encoding homogentisate phytyltransferase, which yields MRKQLRLLIEFARPHTVIATSVQVLTMLIIVIGWHPPTLELVGLVGVTLVVCLALNLYVVGVNQLTDVAIDRINKPWLPVAAGQLSSDAAQRIVISALFIALTGAAMLGPPLWWTVSIIALIGSLYSLPPLRLKRHPLAAALSIAGARGVIANLGLAFHYQYWLDSELPITTLILVATFFFGFAMVIALYKDLPDDRGDRLYQIETLTTRLGPQRVLHLGRILLTACYLLPIAVGLWSLPTFAAAFLALSHVVVISVFWLVSMRVDLQRRQSIASFYMFLWGIFYTEFALLSIYRLTYTL from the coding sequence ATGCGCAAACAGCTACGCCTGCTCATTGAATTTGCCCGTCCCCACACCGTCATTGCTACCAGCGTCCAGGTTCTGACCATGCTGATCATCGTGATCGGCTGGCACCCACCAACGCTCGAACTGGTGGGACTGGTCGGGGTGACGCTCGTTGTCTGTCTGGCGCTCAATCTCTACGTAGTCGGCGTGAATCAACTGACCGATGTGGCGATTGATCGGATCAACAAGCCATGGCTACCGGTTGCTGCCGGTCAGCTTTCATCGGATGCTGCGCAACGTATTGTTATCAGTGCCCTGTTTATTGCCCTGACCGGTGCGGCTATGCTCGGCCCACCGCTCTGGTGGACGGTGAGTATCATCGCGCTGATCGGTTCACTCTACTCGCTCCCCCCGCTGCGCTTGAAGCGTCATCCCCTCGCTGCGGCCCTCAGTATTGCCGGTGCCCGCGGGGTGATTGCCAATCTCGGCCTGGCCTTCCACTATCAGTACTGGTTAGATAGCGAATTGCCGATCACGACCCTGATCCTGGTGGCAACCTTCTTTTTCGGTTTCGCTATGGTGATCGCGCTCTATAAAGACTTGCCCGATGATCGCGGTGATCGGTTGTATCAGATCGAGACCCTGACCACGCGCCTCGGCCCGCAGCGAGTGCTGCACCTGGGCAGAATCTTGCTCACCGCCTGTTATCTGCTTCCGATTGCCGTCGGTCTCTGGTCGCTGCCGACTTTTGCCGCCGCGTTCCTGGCCCTCAGCCATGTGGTCGTTATCAGTGTTTTCTGGCTGGTCAGTATGCGCGTTGATCTGCAACGCCGGCAATCGATTGCCAGTTTTTATATGTTTCTGTGGGGGATTTTTTATACCGAATTTGCCCTGCTTAGCATTTATCGTCTGACGTATACCCTCTGA
- the nrdR gene encoding transcriptional regulator NrdR, whose translation MRCPFCHFVETDVIDTRKLYEGEVIRRRRRCRACGRRFTTYERIESVSLMVVKKDGTREPYDREKIARGVRTACYRRPVSAAAIEQLVNDVETAIMNTDEHEISSQAIGDAVMQRLRDLDEVAYIRFASVYRAFTDIGKLREAVDELLDREGVRNGHLSPKPAEDS comes from the coding sequence ATGCGGTGCCCGTTTTGCCATTTTGTCGAGACCGATGTTATCGATACGCGCAAACTGTACGAAGGCGAGGTGATCCGTCGCCGTCGGCGCTGCCGTGCCTGCGGTCGCCGCTTCACCACCTACGAACGTATCGAGTCGGTCAGCCTGATGGTCGTCAAAAAAGATGGCACACGCGAACCGTATGACCGCGAGAAGATTGCGCGCGGCGTGCGCACCGCCTGCTACCGTCGCCCGGTCTCGGCGGCGGCCATCGAACAACTGGTCAATGATGTCGAAACCGCTATCATGAACACCGACGAACACGAAATCAGTTCGCAGGCTATTGGTGACGCGGTGATGCAGCGCTTGCGCGATCTCGATGAAGTAGCCTATATTCGCTTCGCTTCAGTCTACCGTGCGTTTACCGACATTGGCAAGTTGCGCGAAGCTGTTGATGAACTCCTTGATCGGGAAGGTGTCCGCAATGGTCACCTCTCGCCTAAACCAGCAGAGGACTCATGA
- a CDS encoding response regulator, with amino-acid sequence MSPIRVALVDDHSIVRRGLSAYLAAQPDIVVVGEAANGESALQMASTWQADVIVMDVLMPGGIDGIETTRQLKRLIPHTHIIILSGYADDARVIGALRAGAITYIEKESQPEQLLEAIRGAMAGKAVLAPALMQRILEAQTSKAADTLTEREREVLKLVAEGLTNAEIASRLTVSEETVKTHVASILRKLGLAHRTQAAIYALRHGLVS; translated from the coding sequence ATGAGTCCGATTCGCGTTGCCCTGGTTGATGATCACAGCATTGTTCGGCGTGGACTGAGTGCGTATCTTGCCGCTCAACCCGATATTGTGGTTGTGGGTGAGGCGGCGAATGGTGAGAGTGCCCTGCAGATGGCATCGACCTGGCAGGCGGATGTGATTGTGATGGATGTACTCATGCCGGGTGGAATCGATGGGATCGAGACTACCCGGCAGCTCAAGCGCCTGATTCCACACACGCACATTATCATTCTGAGCGGGTATGCCGATGATGCGCGGGTGATTGGTGCCTTGCGCGCCGGTGCAATCACGTACATCGAAAAAGAGAGTCAACCAGAGCAGCTTCTCGAAGCGATTCGGGGTGCGATGGCGGGGAAAGCAGTGCTGGCACCGGCATTGATGCAACGGATTCTCGAAGCTCAAACGTCCAAAGCCGCTGATACATTGACCGAACGCGAGCGCGAGGTGTTGAAACTGGTGGCCGAAGGTCTCACCAATGCCGAAATCGCGAGTCGGCTGACCGTAAGTGAAGAGACAGTCAAAACCCACGTCGCCAGCATTCTGCGCAAACTCGGTCTGGCTCATCGCACGCAAGCAGCGATCTATGCGCTACGGCATGGATTGGTGAGTTGA
- a CDS encoding DUF418 domain-containing protein: MAHVIQPTRKHDRIDLLDMLRGFALLGILLVNMGIFSFPFLALFTGTPRGEGVVDRVSEFLILALATGKFYPLFSFLFGLGMWMQIERVEAAGGRPGRFMVRRLMILLGLGLMHALLIWNGDILFIYALVGLVALLFRRLQPRTLLIWAAVLFGLPIVLGLGFTALSLLLGGSTAGVSGETDQFMAMISDLEQRAIAIYGSGSWGEIFGWRALEWIAATVFYFFSGNVLQILAFFLIGMYVGKRRLVQHLYEQPAVQRRLPFGGMCLAIGLVANLALAWLVMYGNLDSILVGLLQQLLLIAAPILTYGYVAMIIGLTRSDTWRRWLQPLAAAGRMALSNYIGQSIICTFIFYSYGLGLFGQVGAFNGLLLSLVIWIVQLGLSVVWLRFFQYGPLEWVWRSLTYGVPQRMTPQPQQSSVG, translated from the coding sequence GTGGCACACGTCATTCAACCGACGCGAAAGCATGACCGGATCGATCTTCTCGATATGTTACGCGGTTTCGCACTATTGGGCATTCTGCTCGTCAATATGGGCATCTTCAGTTTTCCGTTCCTTGCCCTGTTCACCGGCACACCACGTGGCGAAGGTGTTGTTGATCGCGTGAGCGAGTTTCTCATTCTGGCGCTGGCAACCGGTAAGTTTTACCCACTGTTCTCGTTTCTCTTCGGGTTGGGTATGTGGATGCAGATCGAGCGGGTGGAAGCAGCGGGGGGCAGACCGGGGCGATTTATGGTGCGCCGCCTGATGATCCTGTTGGGCCTGGGACTGATGCATGCGCTCTTGATCTGGAACGGTGACATCCTCTTTATATATGCACTGGTGGGTTTGGTGGCGCTCTTGTTTCGGCGGTTACAACCACGTACCTTGTTGATCTGGGCCGCAGTGCTGTTTGGGCTGCCAATTGTGCTTGGGTTGGGATTCACAGCTCTCAGCCTGTTGCTCGGTGGCTCCACTGCTGGCGTAAGTGGTGAGACCGATCAATTCATGGCAATGATAAGCGATCTCGAACAACGGGCCATTGCAATCTACGGTAGCGGCTCGTGGGGAGAGATCTTTGGCTGGCGTGCGCTTGAGTGGATCGCTGCAACGGTGTTCTACTTCTTCAGCGGGAATGTGTTGCAAATCCTGGCCTTTTTCCTGATCGGGATGTATGTCGGAAAGCGGCGACTTGTACAGCACCTGTACGAACAACCGGCTGTGCAGCGGCGACTGCCGTTTGGTGGGATGTGTCTGGCAATCGGTCTGGTGGCTAACCTCGCACTGGCATGGCTGGTAATGTACGGCAACCTCGACAGCATCCTGGTCGGCTTACTGCAACAGTTGTTACTTATCGCCGCCCCCATCCTTACGTATGGGTATGTAGCAATGATCATTGGCCTTACTCGCAGCGATACCTGGCGACGCTGGTTGCAGCCGCTGGCAGCAGCCGGACGCATGGCGTTGAGTAACTACATTGGGCAATCGATCATCTGTACCTTCATCTTCTACAGTTACGGGCTGGGATTGTTCGGTCAGGTTGGTGCCTTCAACGGCCTGCTTCTCAGCCTCGTGATCTGGATTGTACAATTGGGGCTAAGCGTGGTGTGGTTGCGCTTCTTCCAGTACGGGCCACTCGAATGGGTGTGGCGTAGTCTGACCTACGGTGTCCCACAACGGATGACCCCTCAGCCACAGCAGTCGTCGGTGGGTTGA
- a CDS encoding Ppx/GppA phosphatase family protein yields MQKLGVIDLGSNTTRLIVMAYEPGHCFRLTDEVSETVRLAEGIGPSRMLQPAPIRRAVEALRMFYSLCISTGVNEVIAVGTSAIREAANQADFWAALRTATPLDLRIISAEDEAYFGYLGAINALPIQHGALFDTGGGSTQVMAVADRKRTRSFSVQAGVVRFTEQFVQSDPISRTDLRRLRAAARDAFAPLDWLPDLSNGRLGGIGGTVRQLARIDQKQRAYPLERVHGYQLTREAVERITEELARRSRRERLQIPGMKEERADVTLAGAVIIAALMDRGNFPYLLVSGQGVREGIFYQHFLADQPQPLLNEPRQFSVLNLARLTHYEPEHCARVAHLSLSLFDQLAPLHGYGAWERELLGYAAILHDIGISVGYYDHHKHGEYLIHNATLLGFSHREIVIIASLVRNHRKGWGDLTAYSPILATDDETRIARLSAMLRLAEYLERSKSQIVRDVRVQIGDEIVIDVIADGDAHVEIWEASRRSGLLKRSFGREVQIRAT; encoded by the coding sequence ATGCAAAAACTCGGTGTGATCGATCTCGGTTCCAATACCACTCGTCTGATTGTGATGGCGTATGAACCGGGACACTGTTTTCGCCTGACCGACGAAGTGAGCGAAACTGTCCGTCTGGCCGAGGGCATTGGCCCCTCTCGCATGCTGCAACCGGCACCGATTCGGCGTGCCGTTGAAGCCCTGCGCATGTTCTATTCACTCTGCATCTCGACCGGCGTCAATGAGGTGATTGCGGTCGGCACCAGTGCCATCCGCGAAGCAGCGAATCAGGCTGATTTCTGGGCAGCGTTGCGCACGGCAACCCCGCTCGATCTGCGCATCATCTCTGCCGAGGACGAGGCGTATTTCGGCTACCTCGGTGCAATCAATGCCTTGCCGATCCAGCACGGTGCGCTCTTTGATACTGGTGGTGGTTCGACCCAGGTGATGGCGGTGGCTGACCGGAAACGGACGCGGAGCTTTTCGGTGCAGGCCGGTGTGGTGCGCTTCACCGAGCAGTTTGTGCAGAGCGATCCGATCAGTCGCACCGATCTGCGGCGGCTGCGTGCGGCTGCGCGTGATGCCTTTGCTCCCCTTGACTGGCTGCCCGACCTGAGCAATGGCCGTTTAGGTGGGATTGGTGGTACGGTACGCCAGTTGGCCCGCATCGATCAGAAACAACGGGCCTACCCGCTTGAACGTGTCCACGGCTATCAGCTCACCCGCGAGGCGGTAGAGCGCATTACCGAAGAACTCGCCCGCCGTTCCCGTCGCGAACGATTGCAAATTCCCGGTATGAAAGAGGAACGGGCCGATGTAACGCTGGCCGGCGCCGTGATTATCGCTGCCCTGATGGATCGCGGCAATTTCCCGTACCTGCTGGTCAGCGGTCAAGGCGTGCGCGAAGGCATCTTCTACCAGCACTTTCTGGCCGATCAACCGCAGCCCCTGCTGAACGAACCACGACAGTTCAGTGTACTCAACCTGGCCCGGCTGACCCACTACGAACCGGAACACTGTGCTCGCGTCGCTCACCTCAGTCTGTCGCTGTTCGACCAGTTGGCACCCCTGCACGGCTATGGCGCCTGGGAACGCGAACTACTCGGCTACGCTGCGATCCTGCACGACATTGGCATTAGCGTCGGCTACTACGACCATCACAAACACGGCGAGTATCTCATTCACAATGCGACCCTGCTCGGCTTCAGCCATCGCGAAATTGTGATCATCGCCAGCCTGGTACGCAACCATCGCAAAGGATGGGGCGATCTGACCGCCTACTCCCCCATTCTCGCCACCGACGACGAAACACGCATCGCCCGTCTGAGCGCAATGCTCCGCCTTGCCGAATACCTGGAACGGAGCAAGAGCCAGATCGTGCGTGACGTGCGCGTCCAGATCGGCGACGAGATCGTGATTGATGTCATTGCCGATGGTGATGCCCACGTCGAAATTTGGGAAGCCTCACGCCGCAGCGGTCTGTTAAAACGCAGCTTTGGCCGCGAGGTGCAGATCAGAGCAACATGA
- a CDS encoding biotin/lipoyl-containing protein, with protein MRRYQLTVNGKSYTVAVTETGSDRFIVQIDGREFEVQLTESGEVSEPIPRSAPLPAVSPPVPNTPTPPPASPAPSIPPPTTVSDQLIRAPMPGTILQIVVTPGTRVKRGQPVIVLEAMKMNNSIGAPRDGVISAILVKTGQSVGYGEPLAQIE; from the coding sequence ATGCGCCGTTATCAATTAACAGTTAACGGTAAATCCTACACGGTGGCTGTCACCGAGACGGGAAGTGACCGCTTTATCGTCCAGATCGATGGCCGCGAATTCGAGGTGCAACTGACCGAGAGTGGTGAGGTAAGTGAACCCATACCCCGTTCGGCACCGCTACCGGCTGTATCACCACCGGTACCAAACACTCCAACACCGCCGCCCGCATCGCCCGCACCGTCCATTCCGCCACCAACGACCGTTAGCGATCAGCTTATTCGAGCACCGATGCCGGGCACAATCTTGCAGATCGTAGTCACCCCTGGTACACGGGTCAAACGCGGTCAACCGGTCATCGTCCTGGAAGCCATGAAGATGAATAACAGCATCGGTGCGCCACGTGATGGCGTCATTTCTGCCATCCTGGTCAAAACCGGGCAAAGTGTCGGATACGGTGAACCGCTGGCTCAGATTGAATAA
- a CDS encoding sensor histidine kinase, with protein sequence MDRIETVMRWVRRVSRVLVVVTALLLMVMGVRELLAGDAVFGTALIMLGVAGIPAANPFRSPSAGRADGLAGQSSREQFTSLVTQLIAAGFGLVAIIATLLIIFGPRALSDLGWTEYALHYTALGVVVVVGMVFLSILMLMRRLILPRLQQEIEERAQQLSERQSLLLAQLREAAAQEERNRLARDLHDTIKQQLFSINIAAATAQSLYERDPVGAAQHIQHVRDLSQAAMAEMKALLTQLRPQPLATIGLIEAIREQLEALHFRAEVSTALHHDGFPDEALLLPGTQETVFRVIQEALSNVARHARARHVQVSFGQEMVAGRSWLTVTVADDGRGFDPATSTLGMGMTNMRARIEALGGELAVRSAPHAGTTIQFRIPLAEQESQHEKEVRMREERFQHIFTISGLTSLTGIAFVIGGLSLTLALQNAPLYFAGIGILGVLIGVGLLPVMMNRRRRARPWATHSIWQTLLRFYDLLTVGFLLSIIAWVTFSIKAFALTFLLGVGIVGVAIALIRTHRILNDRITEWATQSTLRTQVRESWFFLGFVIGFQVLVYSGLFGSMQAVYLFHDTLDRSWFVSLLAIGYPLVMIPYSVIGLVISYHHLRRLTALEGKSSVAEPVVDSGLRRLRRTAILLTLAYHILCISVGVLIEFQVPFGGVAALVALVILVGKWWIERSLTARIAEWSSRYSQLSALTMYGTFLFTYIFSFLGLLIGAAIAMSQGGIDASIQDAVIDSSLAALPTAAPWMIVGFGTWWLGVFPYLLLQTINTLRRLQIVAREQADTAQSLSDG encoded by the coding sequence ATGGATCGGATCGAGACGGTTATGCGGTGGGTGCGCCGGGTGTCGCGCGTGCTCGTCGTGGTGACAGCGCTACTCCTGATGGTGATGGGAGTACGTGAACTGCTGGCAGGTGATGCGGTGTTTGGGACGGCGTTGATCATGCTAGGCGTTGCCGGTATCCCCGCTGCCAACCCGTTTCGCTCGCCGTCTGCGGGGAGAGCAGACGGATTAGCAGGGCAATCAAGCCGTGAGCAATTTACCAGTCTGGTCACGCAACTGATCGCAGCCGGTTTCGGGCTGGTTGCCATCATTGCCACCCTGCTGATCATCTTCGGCCCGCGTGCGCTCAGCGACCTCGGCTGGACGGAATATGCCCTGCACTACACCGCCCTGGGTGTGGTGGTGGTGGTTGGCATGGTGTTTCTAAGCATCCTGATGCTCATGCGACGCCTGATCCTGCCGCGGTTGCAACAGGAGATTGAGGAGCGAGCACAACAACTCAGTGAGCGGCAATCGCTCTTGCTGGCCCAACTGCGCGAGGCGGCAGCGCAAGAGGAGCGGAACCGGCTGGCGCGTGATCTGCACGATACGATCAAGCAGCAATTATTCAGCATCAATATCGCTGCGGCAACCGCTCAAAGTCTGTATGAGCGCGATCCGGTTGGTGCTGCCCAGCATATTCAACACGTGCGTGACCTGTCTCAGGCGGCGATGGCCGAGATGAAAGCATTGCTTACCCAACTGCGCCCGCAACCCCTGGCAACCATTGGCCTGATCGAGGCAATTCGCGAACAGCTTGAAGCACTCCATTTTCGGGCAGAGGTCAGCACCGCATTGCACCACGATGGCTTCCCGGATGAAGCGTTGCTGCTCCCCGGTACTCAGGAGACGGTATTTCGGGTTATTCAGGAGGCACTCTCGAACGTGGCCCGTCACGCCCGTGCCCGTCATGTGCAGGTCTCATTTGGGCAAGAGATGGTTGCCGGCAGATCATGGCTGACGGTGACCGTTGCCGATGATGGGCGGGGCTTCGATCCGGCAACCAGTACATTGGGGATGGGAATGACCAATATGCGTGCCCGAATTGAAGCGCTCGGTGGCGAGCTGGCAGTGCGCTCAGCGCCACATGCCGGAACGACAATCCAGTTTCGGATTCCGCTTGCCGAACAGGAGAGTCAACACGAGAAGGAGGTACGTATGCGCGAGGAGCGTTTCCAGCACATCTTCACCATCAGTGGTCTGACTTCCTTGACCGGTATAGCATTCGTTATCGGTGGGCTATCATTGACGCTAGCACTCCAGAACGCACCGCTGTACTTTGCAGGTATCGGTATTCTTGGTGTGCTGATCGGTGTTGGGCTGTTGCCGGTGATGATGAACCGGCGGCGGCGGGCACGTCCCTGGGCAACGCATTCGATCTGGCAAACGTTGCTGCGCTTCTACGACCTATTGACGGTGGGTTTCTTGCTGTCGATCATTGCCTGGGTGACATTCTCCATAAAGGCGTTTGCGCTCACGTTTCTGCTCGGAGTCGGGATTGTCGGTGTAGCAATTGCACTCATCCGCACACACCGCATCCTCAACGACCGCATCACAGAATGGGCAACGCAATCTACGTTGCGCACGCAGGTTCGGGAAAGCTGGTTCTTTCTGGGATTTGTGATCGGTTTTCAAGTGCTGGTCTACAGCGGGTTGTTCGGCTCGATGCAGGCAGTGTACCTGTTCCACGATACGCTTGATCGAAGCTGGTTTGTGTCGCTCCTGGCGATTGGTTATCCGCTGGTGATGATTCCGTACAGTGTTATCGGTCTGGTTATCAGTTATCACCACCTCCGCCGGTTAACAGCACTTGAAGGTAAGTCGTCTGTGGCTGAACCGGTGGTGGATAGCGGATTGCGCCGTCTGCGTCGTACAGCCATCCTACTCACACTGGCCTACCACATCCTGTGCATCAGCGTCGGGGTACTGATCGAATTCCAGGTGCCATTCGGCGGCGTAGCGGCGCTTGTTGCGCTGGTGATACTGGTCGGCAAGTGGTGGATCGAACGTTCACTGACCGCACGAATTGCCGAATGGTCATCTCGCTATAGTCAGTTGTCGGCATTGACAATGTACGGTACGTTTCTCTTCACCTACATCTTTAGCTTCCTGGGGTTGCTGATAGGTGCGGCGATTGCGATGAGCCAGGGCGGGATTGACGCATCGATCCAGGATGCTGTGATCGATAGTTCACTTGCCGCCCTGCCAACCGCAGCGCCGTGGATGATCGTCGGTTTTGGCACCTGGTGGCTGGGAGTCTTCCCGTACCTGTTGCTCCAGACCATCAACACCTTGCGTCGTTTGCAGATCGTAGCGCGAGAGCAAGCGGACACGGCACAATCACTGTCAGATGGATAA
- a CDS encoding OadG family protein gives MNDFSFGLTITVTGMSLVFSVLALLWGILNLLIRFDQPAAAESPDLTPEPEPEVTTAGSLSAEELAAITIAVRLHAATLRQEAAPTVRSYWPGSLLFASRWVAAGRTRQNQSWQRRR, from the coding sequence ATGAATGATTTCAGTTTTGGCCTGACCATCACCGTCACAGGGATGAGTCTGGTGTTTAGTGTCCTGGCATTACTGTGGGGCATTCTCAACCTGCTCATTCGTTTCGATCAGCCAGCCGCCGCAGAATCGCCAGACCTGACGCCAGAACCCGAACCAGAGGTAACGACTGCCGGCTCACTTTCAGCGGAAGAACTTGCCGCTATTACCATTGCAGTGCGGCTCCACGCCGCAACCTTACGCCAGGAAGCTGCACCAACTGTTCGCAGTTACTGGCCGGGGAGTCTGCTCTTTGCCAGTCGTTGGGTTGCCGCCGGTCGCACGCGCCAGAATCAGAGCTGGCAGCGAAGGAGATAG